Genomic window (Candidatus Nanopelagicales bacterium):
GACAGCCATCGGAGCCAGCTTCACGAACTGCGGACGCGCCCCAACCACGCTGATGACTCGCAAACCGCCTCCTGCCATCCGGGCTTGGACAGTCTACAAACCGGCGCCGCCGCTCCAGGCTCCGCGACGCCGCGTGAGGTAGCTTCGGATGGTCAATAGCGCTCGAGGATCTGCGGGGAGGTGCCTTGCCACACGTCATGGCCCCCCGGGGCGATCGGAGATTCCAGGGTCTTGAAGCGCACCCAGATTAGCTCGGCCCAAGGCGTACCAACGGCGCTGTTCCATGACATCTCATCCGGTGGGGGGCGATTCTGCCGGTCCGCGAGCATTGGTTAGCCTGGCGGGTCAGACGATTTGCGTGAGGGGCGAGATGCTGGGATCGAGAGTTGCGGCCGACGGCGAGCCGACGCGCGCGGCGGTGCTTCGCCGATGCTGACAGCGTTTCGACGGCTCGCCGTGTCGGCGTCGGGGCTGCGGAGGCGAGGAGGACAGGAACCAGGCGAGAAGCTGAATGGCCAGCCGACGCGTCGTAAACCTGCCGACAAGCTCGCCGCATCCAAGGTGGACGTTCGGAAACTTCGTCGGCGGCTCGCGCCGTTGGAGTCCATGTTGCAGCCGATCGCGAGCGTCGAGGGTCGTGGCCGAGCGAGTGGCGTGCTGCGCTACCGGCTGCAGTTGCCGCTCCCGCCCCCAGGGTCCGGGAGCCCGGAGCGTCTTTGGCTTCCAGAGCTGGTACTGCAGACGCACGCCAAGACCTACATTCCGCGGATACTGATCGAGAAGGGCCTGGCCCGCTACGAAGATCCGGCGCTGATCCATTTCATGTCTGTCTTGGATGAGGCCGGGGATGGGGCCTTTCTGGACATCGGCGCGAACATTGGACCTTATGCACTCCTGTGTGCCGCCCTCAACGGGCGGACAACCGTCGCGTTCGAGCCGACCCCCGAATTGGCTGTACTGCTTAGGGGAAGTGCGCTCGACAATGGTCTCGACATTCGGGTCGAATCGCTTGCCATTGGAGAAGCTGATGGACAGGCTTCGCTGCACCTGTCCGACGTGACCGACACATCATCATCGCTGAATCCCTCGTGGCGGCGCAGCCGCGCGAGTCTTTCGGTTCCCGTTCTGAGCGTCGACAGCTACTGCGCGCGCACCGACACGGTACCTGCCGTCTTGAAGATCGATACCGAGACCACGGAACCGGACGTTCTCAGGGGAGCGGTTGGCACGGTTGAGCGCCACCGCCCCTGGATCCTCTGCGAGGTTCTCGCTAGCCGCGGGAACGCTGGCGAGAAGGTCCAGGAAGTGGTTGCGGACTGGGGGTACACGTACTACCACTTGGCCCCAGACGCCGGGCTGATCGAGCGACCCGAGATTATTGGTGACCCGGAACACTTCATGTGGCTCCTGGCCCCCCGGCGACTCGATGAGTCGTACAGGAGCCGGTTCGAGGCCTGGCAGAGGGCCTTCGCGCAGACACAGCGCTAGATCGGCGAGGTTCGACTGACGCCTCTGTCGGTTGGCTCGAGGCCCAGGTCCCTGAGGGTTCCATCACAGGTGGCAACCGACTAGCACGGGCCTGCCCGGATGGCTCCGCGCCCAGTTGTCTGTGGCACGTAGTGACACCTCATCGGCGGCAACGATCCTCTTCCCCGGCCAGGTTCGCCTGACGGCACACCGCAGTCTACCGGCTGCCTGGGTACAGTGACTGCGGGCGATGCCGAAGATCGGACGTGGTTGTTGTGGCGGATCCAACTTTTCGCCGGACCTTGAAAAGGGTTGCCGCAAGCGCAGGTCGACCTCTAGTAGTGCATCTCGTCGAGAACAGCGTGGTCGTGGATTCCAGGGTTCTGAAGTGCGCCCAAGTGAGCCACAGCCAAGGCTTCCCGACGGTGATCCTGGGAGTGGGTCAGGGCCGCGACGCGATCACCTACGACGGAATCCCAGTTCTCAGGGTGCCCGTACTGACGCGCTTCAGAGATGTGGCGGCCGCTGCGGACCGCGCGCGTCGCCTCCGAGCCGACACCTTGGATGAGTGGTTCGCCTCACAAGAGTCAGCGGTTCTGAGCCCAGATCCGGCCACCCAACGACGCTGGTTCGGGCTCCGTCCCCGAAGCAGCCAGCCCGCCGCCAGAGTGACCCCTCCCCCAGCGGCCCAATCTGATGTGATCAGTCCTTGGTGGGTGCGCCTCCCGCACGTGGTCGACCACGAACTGGCATGGAACTCCGTTCTGCGCGTCCTGCGCCCGGACTTCATCCACGCCCATGACGTATTGCCCCTTCCAATCGCGGCCCACTACGCAGCTGCCCGGCGGAACCTGGGCGAACGAGTATGGGTGCTGTATGACGCGCATGAATGGCTCGCGGGGAAGGCTGCGGATTCTCCCGGAACGACTGCGAACACTCCAAGCGCCTGGGAATCCTTCTATGAGATTGAGCGGATCTACATCGCCTCCGCCGACGCTGTGATCACGGTCAGTGAACGGATGGCAGACCTGATCGCCGCAGATCACAGCCTTGGAGCGCGGCCGCGAGTAGTGCTCAATGCGCCGCCCCGCTCGCCTGACCCAGTGCCGTCATTGCGGGACGTCATCAAGGTCCCTGAAGCACCACTGATGGTCTACTCGGGGGCAACTGTGGCCAATCGCGCGATCGACACAGTCGTCGACGCTCTTCCTGGGCTGCCTGGGGTTCACCTCGCATTGGTCGTCGGGGCCCGAAGCCAAACCCTCGTCGGCGTACTGGCGAGGGCGCGGGAACTCCGCGTCGAGAATCGTATTCACTTGGCTGGCTACGTTCGCCCACAAGATGTGGTCGAGTACCTGCGCTCGGCAGATGTCGGCCTGATCCCACGCAAGTCACTCACGAGCCTTGACATGTCGCTACCTACGAAGCTGCGCGAGTACTTGGTGGCTGGGTTGCCGATCGTCGCCAGTGACAATCGCGAGATGGCCGACTTCATCGCCCGCACCGGAGTCGGTGAGGTCTTCCCCTCCGAGGATGTCGCCGGTTTCGTGGCCGCCGTGCGGGAAGTCCTCGCAGACCCTGCTGGATACCGGTCCGGGATCACTCAACAGCTCAAGGCCGAGCTCGAGTGGGATACCCAGGTACCTGTTCTGCGGGGCGTCTACAGCGAGATGTTGTCTGCGGCTCAGGCCGACGAAGGCGCAGGGGAAGCTCTCCCCCACCCCGGCGTAGCCGGGCAGGTGGTACCCCCAGAGCTGAGTGAGGTTTCCGAGCAGGTCCCCGATATCGCGAAACTCAGACGAGCAGGCGTTCACGTCGCCATCGGATCGGACAACCACGCGGGGCAGGCGTTCGCCTGGGCCGAGGCAGTCACGCGGAACCTGGGTGTCCCGGTAACTACGTTCGGTCGGCGCGCTCCCGTCCCGTCCAGACTGCCGCACTCATTCAGGATCTTCTCCGGTCGAGGAATCGGACAACGGGCTGGGTTCCTCCTTGATGTGCCGAGCCATGTGCTCGTCAATGGATTCCAGCCACTGTTCGGCCCATTGTTCGGTGCCGATCTGCGTGCTGAACTCCCGCGTCTACAGGAGTTGGGGTTTCGAGTTGCGCTCGCCGCCCACAGCAACGAGATCCGTGACCCGAAACGCCACATGGACCGGATCGAATTCTCGTACTTTCGCGATGCACCCGCAGACACAGTTGCTGAGCTCACGGGGGTGAGCGGTCGAAACCGAAGCCTCGCCGCCGAGGTCGATCTGCCGGTGTTCGTGAGTACCCCCGACCTGCTGCTGGACCTCCCCACTGCCTGTTGGCTGCCGCTGACCATCAACGTCCGCTCCTGGAAGGCCCAAGAACCGGCACTTCACCGGGACGTTCCCGTCGTTGTGCACCTCCCGAGCGTGTCAACGCCGCAGATCGAGGGCACTGCGGTCATTGACCAAGTCCTGCGTAATCTGGCGCGACTGGGGAGAATCGAGTACCGCCGCCCGAAGGTCGAGTCCCAGAGGGGCGTCAGGAAGCTAGTTGCCAATGCTGACATCGTCGTCGATCAAATTTTCTCGGGATCCTACGGGGTTCCAGCGATCAGAGCGATGGCCGCCGGCCGCCTGGTCGTTGGGTATGTAGCTGACGACGTCCGGTCCCTGATGCCTGAGCCGCCGCCCATCGTCGACGCAACGGCATCGAGATTCGCGACGGCGATGGAGCGGATCCTCTCGGATCGGGAGAACTTCCGGGGCCTGGCTGCCTCGGGGCCAACCTTCGCCTCGAAATGGCACGACGGGCGAGCGGCTGCAACAGCGTTGGATCCGTTCGTTTCGCTCCCGGCCTTGCGGTAGGCACATGACCACCAACCGGGGCGGTCCGGCCGATACCTTACGCGTCCAGCCTACTTCGCGACCGGACACGCTGAAACATCCCTTTCGCTCGGCGAAGCACTTTCGGCGAATGACCGGCCGTCGCGGCCTCCCGAGGCTTCGAGTGCAACTCGGCGCTCTGAACAGCGGACAAGTCTTTCCGGGTGCGAACTGAGGACTCGACAGCTACCTGAAGAGCGTCCGCTATCGCTGGGTCGTTGGCCTCCCAACAATACTCGCGTCTGATATCGGTCCTCATCGAGCGAGGGTGACGTGATGCAGCGACCTCAATGGCTCTTGCCAAGTCCGCGGGATCGCCATCTTGGAACACTCCCCCAAAGCCGTTGGAAACCAGGAATTCGCCTACAGAGGTCCCTGCGGGAGCGACCATGGGCATGTCAGCTGCGAGGCTTTCATATAGCTTGTTGGGCCGAGCGCACTTCAGATTCAAGGAGCGCTCCGGAGAGTAGAGGGCGCAGCTAACGTCCGCATCACGGATGTAGTCACTCACTTGAGCGGACGGCACGCTACCGAGTAAGTGCAGTCGGCTGCCGACACCGAGCTCCGCGGCCTTCCCGCGAAGGTCTGCTCCCATCGCTGCGGATATCGCACCGACGAAGGCGAAATGTAGGTTCGGTAGGTGACTGAGTGCTGCAACTCCTAGCCCAGGCTCGCGGTTCTCCACCACGCTGCCGACGTGCACAGCGACTAGAGCATCGTCAGCGACTCCAAGCGAGGATCGAAGCCGCCGCCGTGGGTACGGCTCCGGTCCGTCGGCCAGATTGGGGATCACCCGCATGTTCTCCACTCCGAACGCTGAGTACAAGGGGAGGAAGTCAGGCGTGACTACAAGGACAGCGTCAGCCTGTGGGATGAAATCCGACGCCAATGCTCGCCAAACTGATCGAAATACCTCCGGAACATAGTCCAGTTCATAGCCGATCTCATGGGAATCAAAGACCAACGGGAGGCCAGCCGCCTCCGCTGCCCACACCCCGGCCGGCAAGGCATTCAAGTCAGCTGCCCACACGACATCCACGTCACACTCGAGGATTCCCAAGGCGGCAGACACCCACCACCGATGGAGTCTGAGCGGGTTGTGACGAGGATCTTGCAGCGGATGCGGAATTCCACGAATCGCTTCAGAGACCAGACGGGCACTAGTGCTCTTGG
Coding sequences:
- a CDS encoding FkbM family methyltransferase, translating into MLTAFRRLAVSASGLRRRGGQEPGEKLNGQPTRRKPADKLAASKVDVRKLRRRLAPLESMLQPIASVEGRGRASGVLRYRLQLPLPPPGSGSPERLWLPELVLQTHAKTYIPRILIEKGLARYEDPALIHFMSVLDEAGDGAFLDIGANIGPYALLCAALNGRTTVAFEPTPELAVLLRGSALDNGLDIRVESLAIGEADGQASLHLSDVTDTSSSLNPSWRRSRASLSVPVLSVDSYCARTDTVPAVLKIDTETTEPDVLRGAVGTVERHRPWILCEVLASRGNAGEKVQEVVADWGYTYYHLAPDAGLIERPEIIGDPEHFMWLLAPRRLDESYRSRFEAWQRAFAQTQR
- a CDS encoding glycosyltransferase, which translates into the protein MHLVENSVVVDSRVLKCAQVSHSQGFPTVILGVGQGRDAITYDGIPVLRVPVLTRFRDVAAAADRARRLRADTLDEWFASQESAVLSPDPATQRRWFGLRPRSSQPAARVTPPPAAQSDVISPWWVRLPHVVDHELAWNSVLRVLRPDFIHAHDVLPLPIAAHYAAARRNLGERVWVLYDAHEWLAGKAADSPGTTANTPSAWESFYEIERIYIASADAVITVSERMADLIAADHSLGARPRVVLNAPPRSPDPVPSLRDVIKVPEAPLMVYSGATVANRAIDTVVDALPGLPGVHLALVVGARSQTLVGVLARARELRVENRIHLAGYVRPQDVVEYLRSADVGLIPRKSLTSLDMSLPTKLREYLVAGLPIVASDNREMADFIARTGVGEVFPSEDVAGFVAAVREVLADPAGYRSGITQQLKAELEWDTQVPVLRGVYSEMLSAAQADEGAGEALPHPGVAGQVVPPELSEVSEQVPDIAKLRRAGVHVAIGSDNHAGQAFAWAEAVTRNLGVPVTTFGRRAPVPSRLPHSFRIFSGRGIGQRAGFLLDVPSHVLVNGFQPLFGPLFGADLRAELPRLQELGFRVALAAHSNEIRDPKRHMDRIEFSYFRDAPADTVAELTGVSGRNRSLAAEVDLPVFVSTPDLLLDLPTACWLPLTINVRSWKAQEPALHRDVPVVVHLPSVSTPQIEGTAVIDQVLRNLARLGRIEYRRPKVESQRGVRKLVANADIVVDQIFSGSYGVPAIRAMAAGRLVVGYVADDVRSLMPEPPPIVDATASRFATAMERILSDRENFRGLAASGPTFASKWHDGRAAATALDPFVSLPALR
- a CDS encoding glycosyltransferase is translated as MIGSFTRQGHQVHAVVHQSGPQGWPGNNGAVRVVPVPVVHWDPVNSLTKRLTRRSKSTSARLVSEAIRGIPHPLQDPRHNPLRLHRWWVSAALGILECDVDVVWAADLNALPAGVWAAEAAGLPLVFDSHEIGYELDYVPEVFRSVWRALASDFIPQADAVLVVTPDFLPLYSAFGVENMRVIPNLADGPEPYPRRRLRSSLGVADDALVAVHVGSVVENREPGLGVAALSHLPNLHFAFVGAISAAMGADLRGKAAELGVGSRLHLLGSVPSAQVSDYIRDADVSCALYSPERSLNLKCARPNKLYESLAADMPMVAPAGTSVGEFLVSNGFGGVFQDGDPADLARAIEVAASRHPRSMRTDIRREYCWEANDPAIADALQVAVESSVRTRKDLSAVQSAELHSKPREAATAGHSPKVLRRAKGMFQRVRSRSRLDA